One Candidatus Nitrososphaera evergladensis SR1 genomic window carries:
- a CDS encoding substrate-binding periplasmic protein: MKSDTKLWIFMGLGLLSAALLAILPGGISTQERLPDLGGQTIRVAVENAYVPFNFVDNKTGQAAGWDYDTVGEICKRLNCKPEFVQAGWDSMITAVARGEYDVAADGITIKPDRAQLVDFSQGYLTLQQVLLVRAGEDRFHNAKELASGAGLKVGVQAETTNYDVAAGLVKGGSNSGDNGGRLVTYRTFPETVQALVAGDVDAVVIDDVAGQGYVGKDAEKVMVAGKPLTPKEELGFIFPRGSELTKAFDTGLDSMRDDGTLQAINDKWFRGTSD; this comes from the coding sequence ATGAAGAGTGATACAAAACTCTGGATCTTTATGGGATTGGGGCTCTTGTCCGCAGCGTTGCTTGCCATTCTGCCAGGAGGTATATCCACGCAAGAGCGCCTGCCCGATCTTGGCGGCCAAACGATCAGAGTGGCAGTTGAAAACGCCTACGTGCCGTTTAACTTTGTAGACAACAAGACCGGCCAGGCAGCAGGGTGGGACTATGACACCGTGGGCGAAATCTGCAAGAGGCTCAATTGCAAGCCGGAATTCGTGCAGGCTGGCTGGGACAGCATGATAACCGCGGTCGCAAGAGGCGAGTACGATGTGGCCGCCGATGGCATCACCATCAAGCCCGACCGCGCCCAGCTGGTGGACTTTTCACAGGGCTACCTTACCTTGCAGCAGGTGCTTCTGGTCCGGGCCGGAGAAGACCGCTTCCACAACGCAAAAGAGCTAGCCTCTGGCGCCGGCCTGAAGGTGGGCGTGCAGGCAGAAACGACCAACTATGACGTTGCGGCCGGCCTTGTAAAAGGTGGCAGTAATAGCGGCGATAATGGCGGCCGGCTCGTTACGTACAGGACATTTCCTGAAACCGTGCAAGCACTCGTCGCAGGAGACGTAGACGCTGTGGTAATAGATGACGTGGCAGGACAGGGCTATGTAGGAAAAGATGCCGAGAAGGTAATGGTGGCAGGCAAGCCGCTGACTCCCAAAGAAGAACTTGGATTCATCTTCCCAAGAGGCTCAGAGCTGACAAAAGCGTTTGACACTGGGCTTGACAGTATGCGCGATGACGGCACCCTGCAGGCCATCAACGACAAGTGGTTCCGCGGAACCTCAGACTAG